The DNA segment GATCAGCGGTCTTACGTCCTCTTCTCGGAGTTTATCACGTAACCGTTGCCAGTCATAGCCTTTGTCGGCGGCGAGGCTGTGCAACTCGCCCGCGTTGCGGCGGGCGAGTTGCCAGCCGATCTGCGTGTCGTGACGTTTTTCGGTTGTGCAGTGAACGTCGAGGATAGCTTGTGACGCTGTATCGACGAGAGCGGTTGTTTTGAGCGTCTGAACGCGGTAATTCGTGCGACGGCAGTAGTGTTTGCTCGCGTTTTCGCGGTCGAAAAATGTCGCGTCCATCGCCGCGTGACCAGATGGCTCGTGCAGCTGCGCCGACAGGCGCAGCAGCACTCGCCAGATCGCCATCTTGATCCTGTCAAACGCTTTTACCAGCGTCGAGTGATCAGGGAGATCGGCCTTCTCAAGGCCGATCTCCGCCAGTATTTGTGGCATCTCGCTCAGTAGATCAAGCGCTTCGCGGTAGGATTTCTCCAAGTAAATCCGGAGACAATGCAGCGAAACGACGGCGTAGTCGGCGAATCCGCCGCCACCCTGCGGGGCGGCGGATTCGCCTCGGCCACCAACAGCACTTTTAGCCAACGTCACTACCTTCCCAGTGAAGCGGGAAATTTTGGACATGAACCATCCGCCGTTTCCCGCTTCAACTCCCTAGTTCTGACGGATCAAGTCGTCGCAGTCTGGCGATTCACCAGAGCCGATAATTGTAAAACGCACCTCTGAAATTATTCCGACAAATCAAGATAACATATCAGCCTGGAATTGTTGATAAACAGGACGGCGTTCCCTCTCTCCTATTATCGCTAGTCCTGGCTTACTTCTATTTGTTGGTGTGCAATATTTAGGTACGTAATTTCTGGTGGTTGAACTGGACCTCCGATCGCAGGGTCCAGGAATTCTAGATGACCATGGTGGCTGATTTCTGACGTACCACCGATATCAACATGCCCAACAACAACAGACCCATCTATGATGAAATTGCCACTTTCTTCAAGGGTTGAACTTCCGTTTTCACCAGCAGGTGCGTAAACGACGCCCTCAAAATACGAATCCCCACTCATTGTTAACTCAAATTCTGAAGTTCCATACACCTGAAGATGTTGAGCGTTGATTTCACCGGGTCCTGGTTTATTTCCTTGCCTATCTGGAAATGAGCCGGTGCACTCGGTTTGATCTACGCACATCTGATCATCGATTGAGATATCTCCAGTAGTGTATATTTGCAATTCATTCTCGCCCCAGTTTGTGACACGGAATTCATTGTTTACGTTTAAACTTCCGTTCACCACCAGAACAACGTCTCCATTCTCGAGATCAACAGTAAGATCATCACCAAGATTTACTTCATCTGCGTAATACTCGCCAGCTTCGAGAGTCCCTCCAGTTAGTTCTCCTTCATTCGTGTACTCTTTTTCTGCAGTTGCTACTAATTCCCAAATTTCATTGTCAATTGGTTCAAGAGAATCATTTACTTCCACTTCGCCATCAATTCCGCCCGCCTCTCCACGCACAGTTGGTTCTTCTCGGACGTGGACAGCGTTCTCAAACGGTGTTGGACGATCGATTCGGCCGAGATCTACTCTCACTTTTCCTTTGTCACTTTCTTCTATTGGTTCTGCAAGGACACCACGTTCCCCGATCTCGTTGATGAAATACTGTTCCCAAGCACCCCAATATCTGCTTTCTATTGTTATTATCACCTGCTCATCTTCGACGACGGAACTGTAACCCTCGCTACTGTTCATTTTCAGACTTATCGAATCTGAGTCTAACTGGCCTTCACCAACGGCCTCAACCAGTTGGAAATTGAGGGTGTTTGTTACCCCGTCATATTCGATACGTGGTCCCGAAACCATCTGTGCATTTTCGCCAGTTCCTCGAATCACTGCACCCCCCTCAAGCGCATATATTCCCCCATCATGTCCTTCGTATTCTATAGCCCCAAAGGTAATGGGTTCTTCAAATTCCTCGCTGAGATTCTCGTAATCCACTGAGATTGATCCTGCATCGTCTCGAATTATTGCACCTCCGTCGCCAAGGTCTAAATTGATCGTTTGGCTGGTATCTGATTGATAACCTTGGGTGTGCATCGACTGTTTGAGTTCAATGAAACTCTGTTCAGCACGTTCATTTTCAGCTTGTTGTTGCTGGGCTCCGATCAGGTCTAATCCCACGATAAAAATTCCAAGAGAACCAATTAAGGCAATGCCAATGAGAAGTGTAAGCCCGACAACAGGAGTGGCCCCTCTTGAATCCTCACAAATTGTAGAGCCCATTAGTTGTCTCAATAATGACTATCGTATCATATTATACTTCTGGCCGTTATCCACTTGTTGATGACACTCTCTTAATATAGGCAGGCACTCAACAATATATACGTATTGTTTTAACCTCTAAATATGTATGCCTGTTCAGGAAACGAACAATCTGGTACATCGTGAGTCGAAACTATGAGTGTTCTTCTCATCTCGAGTACCGACAGAGATTTCCGCCGCCACAAGCGGTTTATCCCTGGTAATTATATCTAATTACACGATATGTCCGAGAACTTTCCCGACTACGTCGACGTCAACTATCAAGACGGCACCGATCAGGATCCAACGGATTACCCGCACGTGCACGAAAAGATCGAGAAGGCCATCGAGGTCACCCGCCAGGGCCTCGAGCAGTACGAAAACCCGGCGGTGATGTGGACCGGCGGCAAGGACTCCACGCTCGTCCTGTACATCGTCAAGGAGGTCGCGGACCGATTCGACCTCGAGGTACCGCCAGCGATCTTCATCGACCACTACCAGCACTTCGACGAGATTATCGAGTTCGTCGACCACTGGGCCGAGGAGTGGGACCTCGACGTCATCTTCGCTCGTAACACCAATATCGGCGAGTACGTCGACGAACACGGCCTCGAGCCGGGCGACGACATTCCCGTGGCGGACCTCGACGAGCACAACCGGCATCACATCGAGAACATCCTCGAGTACGAAGACGAGTCGTTCCCGTTCTTGCTCGACACCTACGCAGGGAATCACCTGCTGAAAACCGTCGCGCTCAACGACGCACTCGAGGAGTACGACATCGACGGAGTCATCTCCGGCGTTCGATGGGACGAACAGGAAGCCCGTGCCGACGAGACGTTCTTCTCGCCGCGTCACGACCCGGACATTTACCCGCCACACGACCGCGTCCAACCGATTTTGCACTTCGAAGAACGCGCCGTCTGGGAGGCGTTCTGGCAGTTCGTCGTCCCCGATACGGTCGAGCACTTCCCGGACGAGGGGTACGTCCCGGAGAGTGCAGACGACCTTCCGGAGGGTGTCGAGCAGGCTGACATCCCCGTCTCCCCGAAATACTGGGAGGGATTCCGGTCGCTGGGCAGTGAGATCAGCACGAAAAAGGCCGAAGACGAGCCGGCCTGGTTGCAGGACCTCGAGGGAACGACCGAGCGGGCCGGTCGCGCTCAGGACAAAGAGGACCTGATGGCTCGGCTGCGAGATCTGGGCTACATGTAGGTTCGAGGGTTACCTCGGGTCTCCAGTTGACTGGGCGAAACGAAGCCTCCGAAGCCAACGGTCGTGGTACCACGACCCTCGCAAGCCTTAACCGTGTATCGGCGTTGTGTTTAGAAGCAATGGCGAAAGGAAACGTTGATTTCTTCAACGACACAGGCGGCTACGGTTTCATTTCGACGGACGACGCGGACGATGACGTATTCTTCCACATGGAAGACGTCGGCGGCCCGGACCTCGAAGAAGGCACCGAGATCGAATTCGACATCGAACAGGCCCCCAAAGGCCCTCGCGCGACGAACGTCGTCCGCAACTAATTTTCTGACTTCAGATCGCCGCGGTTAGGCACTCTGAACGACGAACGCTCTCACCTCTCGAGAGTGGTGACGATGCGTCGTATCTGGAATCCCCCATCACCCGAGCCGAGGATGGTGTTCTCCCTCGAGAACCGAGGGTGCAATTCTCCACAATCATTAGGGCGGTGGCGGATAACGTGTCTATATGAACATACTGGTGCCGTTCGATATCCAGCCGGTTAGCGAACGAGCGGTTCGAGCAACCCTCGAGCTCTTCGGCGATAGAGAGGACGTTCACGTCGTGGCGACACACATCAGTGACGCTAAAGCGGACCCCGCACGGATAGCGGCGAGCGAAATCGAGTCGCTCGGCGACAACTACGAAGCGTCGGTCGAAGCAGAGGTTCGACTCATCGAGGGCGATCCCGATTCCAGAGCCGTCATCAGAAAGGCGATTACCGATATCGTTGCCTCGGAAGATATCGACCTCGTCATCCTCGGTTACGAGTCGAAATCCCTGTTCGATCGGGTTCTCGAGAGCGACACGACCGAGCGACTTCTCCAGAAACACGAAATTCCCGTCCTGCTCGTCCCGTAATCCACACTCGAGTGAACTACTGAGTCGCTCGATACTCGCCGTGTTTGACGCCAATTGCGAGCGCAATCGCTCCGAACACGGCCATCGATGGGAGCACCATCATCAGAACGGTGTCGGTCCCCATTCCCATCGGCATGGTTAGCAGAATACCGACGCCGACTGCCACGATCAGTGCGAACGCTCCAACGGTTTTCGGGAGATCGAACTCGAGTGCCATACGGGGAGATACGATGGGATTTCTCCTAAGGATGTCGGATGCGGAACCGAGGATGGGCGGTGTAAATTTATCCGTCGGCGCTTGACGGAGCACTCAGCAAGGGACGACAGGCCGTGTTAATTCGTCGGCCGGACGACGTTCGCCAGCGCGACCATCGCACCGAGGAACCAGCCAAGCGGGAACGAAAAACCGAGCCACATGCCCGCGTAGGCGACTCCCTCGAGCTGGTAGTTATCACGGAGATACGTGTTCAGGTCGCCGAAGACGAGAACGGTGTCGAGCAACCAGACGGCCAGATCGTAACTCGGCTCGAGGACGTGGGGCTCGAGCGAGGGTGTTACCAGGGCGGCGACGACCGGCGGGAGAAACAGGGCCGTCATAGCGAACGGGTACGCCAGGGCAACGGACAGGGGGCGACCGCCGAATTTCGAGCAGGTTGCGGCCAGTGCAGTCGACAGCGTTGCGACGCCGCTCGCGGCGGCGACGGCGAGAAAGGCGTCCCAGGGCAACTGGATGTGGGCAATAACGGTCAGGATACCCCAGAAAAGCAGTGCCACCCCGGTTGCCCCAACGATACCGAGTCGCGTCGCCGTCGAGTCGAGTTTGGCGGCGTAAAACCGCGTTGCCAGTCCGATGACCGTCAGCGGGTACACGAGCAAGAGACCGAGTGCGCCGATCGCGCTCCAGAGGGCGTACCCGATCTTTTGTGGGAGCGTTTCGGGTTTCCACTTCCCCATGACGGAGTGGCCACGGCCACGCTGTCGGGGAAAGATAAGTTCCATCCACGCCCCGTGTAAGAGCGCCAGATCAACCTTCACCGCGGCGACGATCCCACCACCGCCTCGGTTGCGTGCACGGGTAGACATTATCCAACCAAATCGACTGCGATACCGTAAACTTTCCTCCTCGAGACGATCACTCGAATCGAACAGTCAGTGCTCGAACATCATACAATGCCGGTGTCGTGGTATAGTAGCCAGTGAAAATTATTGCGCACCCTGCCGCAGGGCGACATCGGGATAGGGGGTATGGATCGTTTCAATGACCCTCTCGCTATGATCATCAGTGGACGATCGAACACTGTAACCGACGGCAACACCCTCACTGGAGGTTCCAAGGGGCCGCATCGGGATCGACTTCGCGGTGGACACTGTCAATGCTGTCAAGCGTTGTAACGTCTTCGTCGTCTAGCTCGAGGGAAAGCGAAGCGAAGTTGTCCGCGAGGTGGTCAGTACCAGTGGCTTTCGGTATCGCCGTAATCCCCTTTTCACGTAGCCAGGCCAGACTGACCTGCGCTTCGCTGACGTCGTGTTTCTCGGCTACGGACCCAATTTCAGGGACGTCGAACACCTTCCCTCGAGCGAGCGGTGAATAGGCGACGAGTTCGATTTCGTGGGCTGCACAGACCGCCCGGAGTTCGGTCTGTGGCAACAGCGGATGGCACTCGACCTGGTTGGCAAATATCGGTGCATCGAGTGTCTCGACCGCCTCTTCGATGTGTCGTGGCTCGAAATTACTCACGCCCACGCGCTCGATGTACCCGTCGTCGTAGAGATCGTCGAACGCCGCGAGGGTTTCTTCTGTGTCGTAAGTGTTGATAGGCCAGTGGACGTACAACAGGTCGACGGCATCGACACCCAGTTTCTCGAGGCTCGTTTTCGTCGTCTCGATGACGTCGTCGTAAGCCAGATTCGACGTCGATACTTTCGTCGCCAGAAAGACCTCCCTGCGGTCCACGTCGGCCGCTTCGATGCCGCGGCCGACGAACTCCTCGTTGTCGTAGCCCTGGGCAGTATCGACGTGTCGGTATCCCATCTCGAGTGCGTTGGCGACGCTTTCGGCACACTGCTCCGGATCGTCGAGCTGCCAGGTGCCGAGGCCGAGAGTAGGCATCCCGTTCGCTCGCGGATGGTCGCCACTGTGGTCAGTGTTCGTCATCGTATCTCGGGCCACGTCCGGGAGTCGAAAAGACGTTTGGGTTCCAGCAGTCCGAGGCGGGTGTGACCGGGTCGGACGAATCCGTTATTCGAAGACAGGGACCGGCGAATCGACTTCGAGCACGCCGGCGAGTTCGACCGAGTCACCGATGTCGCTGTCGCCTTCGAGTCGGGCCATCACGCGAGTCGAACCGAGGTCGACGATACCGACCCTGTAGCCCCCGTCGAACCCCTGGGGGGCGACGGCGACCGTCGTTTCCGTATAGAGCGTGCCCGTCGTCGGTAGTTCGATGGTCTCGCGTTCGCGCGACCCACAGGTGTTACACGCCCCAGACGGGGTTGCAGTTTCCGCGCCGCAGTCGCGACAGCGCTGGCCGAGAAGCCTCCCTTCACGAAGCGCTTGCGTCCAGGTACGGTGGTTCAACTGTTCCGGAAGCGATTCGGTCGCCTCGCTCGAGTCTGTCTCGCTCATGCATCTCCCTCCAGGATCGAAACGACAGTCGTTGCAGCGTCGCCACCGAGGTTGTGTGCGAGGGCGTGCGTTGCCCCTTCGACCTGGCGTTCGCCGGCCTCCCCACGAAGGTGTTCGGTGAGTTCGACCAGTTGCGCGATGCCGG comes from the Natronosalvus amylolyticus genome and includes:
- a CDS encoding Zn-ribbon domain-containing OB-fold protein, with amino-acid sequence MSETDSSEATESLPEQLNHRTWTQALREGRLLGQRCRDCGAETATPSGACNTCGSRERETIELPTTGTLYTETTVAVAPQGFDGGYRVGIVDLGSTRVMARLEGDSDIGDSVELAGVLEVDSPVPVFE
- a CDS encoding phosphoadenosine phosphosulfate reductase family protein, with the protein product MSENFPDYVDVNYQDGTDQDPTDYPHVHEKIEKAIEVTRQGLEQYENPAVMWTGGKDSTLVLYIVKEVADRFDLEVPPAIFIDHYQHFDEIIEFVDHWAEEWDLDVIFARNTNIGEYVDEHGLEPGDDIPVADLDEHNRHHIENILEYEDESFPFLLDTYAGNHLLKTVALNDALEEYDIDGVISGVRWDEQEARADETFFSPRHDPDIYPPHDRVQPILHFEERAVWEAFWQFVVPDTVEHFPDEGYVPESADDLPEGVEQADIPVSPKYWEGFRSLGSEISTKKAEDEPAWLQDLEGTTERAGRAQDKEDLMARLRDLGYM
- a CDS encoding DUF7289 family protein, whose translation is MGSTICEDSRGATPVVGLTLLIGIALIGSLGIFIVGLDLIGAQQQQAENERAEQSFIELKQSMHTQGYQSDTSQTINLDLGDGGAIIRDDAGSISVDYENLSEEFEEPITFGAIEYEGHDGGIYALEGGAVIRGTGENAQMVSGPRIEYDGVTNTLNFQLVEAVGEGQLDSDSISLKMNSSEGYSSVVEDEQVIITIESRYWGAWEQYFINEIGERGVLAEPIEESDKGKVRVDLGRIDRPTPFENAVHVREEPTVRGEAGGIDGEVEVNDSLEPIDNEIWELVATAEKEYTNEGELTGGTLEAGEYYADEVNLGDDLTVDLENGDVVLVVNGSLNVNNEFRVTNWGENELQIYTTGDISIDDQMCVDQTECTGSFPDRQGNKPGPGEINAQHLQVYGTSEFELTMSGDSYFEGVVYAPAGENGSSTLEESGNFIIDGSVVVGHVDIGGTSEISHHGHLEFLDPAIGGPVQPPEITYLNIAHQQIEVSQD
- a CDS encoding DUF7333 family protein — protein: MALEFDLPKTVGAFALIVAVGVGILLTMPMGMGTDTVLMMVLPSMAVFGAIALAIGVKHGEYRATQ
- a CDS encoding universal stress protein, producing MNILVPFDIQPVSERAVRATLELFGDREDVHVVATHISDAKADPARIAASEIESLGDNYEASVEAEVRLIEGDPDSRAVIRKAITDIVASEDIDLVILGYESKSLFDRVLESDTTERLLQKHEIPVLLVP
- a CDS encoding IS5 family transposase, with amino-acid sequence MSKISRFTGKVVTLAKSAVGGRGESAAPQGGGGFADYAVVSLHCLRIYLEKSYREALDLLSEMPQILAEIGLEKADLPDHSTLVKAFDRIKMAIWRVLLRLSAQLHEPSGHAAMDATFFDRENASKHYCRRTNYRVQTLKTTALVDTASQAILDVHCTTEKRHDTQIGWQLARRNAGELHSLAADKGYDWQRLRDKLREEDVRPLIKHREFRPIDHAHNARIDDALYGQRALSETVFSVIKRTLGDAVCARSWYREFREIVLMCVVYNIKRAVS
- a CDS encoding aldo/keto reductase, which codes for MTNTDHSGDHPRANGMPTLGLGTWQLDDPEQCAESVANALEMGYRHVDTAQGYDNEEFVGRGIEAADVDRREVFLATKVSTSNLAYDDVIETTKTSLEKLGVDAVDLLYVHWPINTYDTEETLAAFDDLYDDGYIERVGVSNFEPRHIEEAVETLDAPIFANQVECHPLLPQTELRAVCAAHEIELVAYSPLARGKVFDVPEIGSVAEKHDVSEAQVSLAWLREKGITAIPKATGTDHLADNFASLSLELDDEDVTTLDSIDSVHREVDPDAAPWNLQ
- a CDS encoding cold-shock protein; its protein translation is MAKGNVDFFNDTGGYGFISTDDADDDVFFHMEDVGGPDLEEGTEIEFDIEQAPKGPRATNVVRN